In the genome of Gallus gallus isolate bGalGal1 chromosome 21, bGalGal1.mat.broiler.GRCg7b, whole genome shotgun sequence, one region contains:
- the PLCH2 gene encoding 1-phosphatidylinositol 4,5-bisphosphate phosphodiesterase eta-2 isoform X9 — protein MKTASQNAKEPETMWLKQTFDEADKNGDGCLSITEVLQLMHKLNVNLPRQKVKQMFKEADTDDNQGTLGFDEFCTFYKMMSTRRDLYLLMLTYSNHKDFLDTDDLRRFLENEQKMTNVTREHCLEIINKFEPCLENKKAGALGIDGFTNYMRSPSGDIFNPEHYQVNQDMSYPLSHYFITSSHNTYLMGDQLMSQSRVDMYAWVLQSGCRCVEVDCWDGPDGEPIVHHGYTLTSKILFKDVIETINKYAFIKNEYPVILSIENHCSVVQQKKMAQYLTEILGDKLDLSSVHNDDSTRLPSPASLKGKILVKGKKLPANISDDAEEGEVSDEDSADEIDDDCKIMNGDASTNRKRVENIAKKKLDSLIKESKIRDCEDPNNFTVTTLPSSGKAGQKSDSKKNKLEDDAESGEDFSTNKRHSRTLMGSFSKRKKKGSKLKKSTSLEEGEDDADSQGNVARGSVHYTRINRQKKTMKLSRALSDLVKYTKSVGIHDVETEISSSWQVSSFSETKAHQILQQKPAQYLRFNQHQLSRIYPSSYRVDSSNYNPQPFWNAGCQLVALNYQSEGRMLQLNRAKFSANGNCGYVLKPNCMCQGIFNPNSEDPLPGQLKKQLVLRIISGQQLPKPRDSMLGDRGEIIDPFVEVEVIGLPVDCFKEQTRVVDDNGFNPMWEETLVFTLHMPEIALIRFLVWDHDPIGRDFIGQRTIAFSSMMPGYRHVYLEGIEEASIFVHVAINDICGKWASLCQKKSTFRSRTFLDALKVKQALGLKGLFLRNPKQASLDSHAAGQLHRKHSFSSHILRRTASAPTKSQKKKKGFPEIVFDTKDNSSEGASEDHEAEAASQPCFEQEPECASLSPAPRDGASGEVHGKGLKVDVGRFLMQRSVTSLCSLETITEEPVIANESHHASLFFPLPVTPYSDSEEGSVSDHFTESQTKGSNQSNRLPEPPLTREQRQTLAAEDQAQIATKAADINVLVQDDERTSMAEPLKEDDGWTQACSEAEDQVNLAAHPQKAWLVVAEAKSTGQPVENCQKQNDQTGQILKDLKTTAELKSQKPGAAAVLHRNNVINGTHPTLSPDIFQKAQAAQALPVSQTSSYMLIRKSKSEGLKKSDSSALIKNPSSLSPAAEVYFDATINDRIWSKLDCSNHRDSMSSSSSMSSNDTVIDLSLPNLARKSLPDLGIRHENFESLAMRKSIRPRSATASCNEMPIVSKSKSNPNLRSDQLPADELCPRPLARSPQDAFSSIPRRHTWSRLYMESLRQSSNKSKAQDKVGNNQAKSKSLGDLTSDDIVCTFESKYRSISRSFVTRSMREQRRSAGLRTSVKPQDELTEQLKKLTAFQQENDITSPISLDPTESEEEAESLGLLRRSSSRSQSRVRYIANRAKQAQERQRLQSLGQLSGSPIEERGNPEGACSVAKAVCMDIASPAVFTSQPKNQTDYNTDTEVFFMLKL, from the exons ATGACAAATGTGACCAGAGAACACTGCCTGGAAATCATCAACAAGTTTGAACCATGCCTGGAAAACAAGAAGGCGGGAGCTCTGGGGATTGATG GTTTCACCAATTACATGCGGAGTCCATCAGGGGACATTTTCAACCCAGAACACTACCAAGTGAATCAGGACATGAGTTACCCTTTGAGTCACTATTTCATTACCTCTTCACATAATACCTACCTCATGGGAGATCAGCTGATGTCTCAGTCTAGGGTGGACATGTATGCATGGGTGCTACAATCCGGCTGTCGTTGTGTAGAAG ttGACTGCTGGGATGGGCCGGATGGTGAACCAATTGTCCACCATGGATACACTTTGACTTCCAAAATTCTCTTCAAAGATGTGATTGAAACTATCAACAAATATGCCTTTATCAAGAATGA GTACCCTGTTATCTTGTCAATTGAGAACCACTGCAGTGTAGTTCAGCAGAAGAAGATGGCCCAATATCTTACAGAAATTCTGGGTGACAAATTGGATCTGTCTTCTGTGCACAATGATGACTCTACCAGGCTCCCTTCACCAGCAAGTCTTAAAGGGAAGATTCTGGTTAAG GGGAAGAAGCTTCCAGCCAACATTAGTGATGATGCAGAGGAAGGTGAAGTTTCTGATGAGGACAGTGCTGATGAGATTGATGATGACTGTAAAATAATGAATGGAGAT GCATCTACTAATAGGAAAAGAGTGGAGAatatagcaaagaaaaaacttGACTCACTCATAAAAGAATCCAAAATTCGGGACTGTGAAGATCCAAACAATTTTACAGTTACCACTCTGCCATCATCTGGAAAGGCTGGTCAGAAATCAGACAGTAAGAAG AATAAACTTGAGGATGATGCAGAATCTGGGGAAGACTTCAGTACCAATAAAAGGCATAGCCGAACATTAATGGGCAGCTTTTCTAAACGCAAG aaaaaaggaagcaaattgAAAAAATCAACCAGTCTGGAAGAAGGTGAAGATGATGCTGATTCTCAAGGAAATGTAGCCAGAGGCTCTGTACATTACACCAG GATAAACcgacagaagaaaacaatgaagttGTCCCGGGCACTCTCAGACCTGGTGAAATATACAAAGTCTGTCGGCATCCATGATGTTGAAACTGAAA TCTCTTCCAGCTGGCAGGTTTCATCtttcagtgaaacaaaagcCCACCAGATACTGCAGCAAAAGCCAGCACAGTATCTACGTTTCAACCAACATCAGTTATCCCGCATCTACCCATCTTCTTACCGTGTAGACTCTAGCAACTACAATCCTCAGCCATTCTGGAATGCTGGCTGCCAACTTG tggCTTTAAACTACCAGTCAGAGGGGAGAATGCTACAACTGAACCGGGCCAAATTTAGTGCCAATGGGAATTGTGGCTATGTCCTCAAACCAAACTGCATGTGTCAAG GCATCTTTAATCCAAATTCTGAAGATCCACTGCCTGGTCAGTTGAAGAAACAGCTGGTTCTAAGAATTATCAGTGGTCAACAGCTCCCAAAACCACGGGATTCCATGCTGGGAGACAGAGGAGAG aTCATAGATCCATTTGTTGAAGTAGAAGTTATAGGCCTACCTGTCGATTGCTTCAAAGAACAAACTAGAGTAGTTGATGATAATG GATTTAACCCAATGTGGGAAGAAACATTGGTGTTCACACTGCACATGCCAGAGATTGCATTGATTCGGTTCCTTGTGTGGGATCATGATCCAATTGGGCGGGATTTTATTGGACAAAGAACGATAGCTTTCAGCAGTATGATGCCAG GTTACCGACATGTATACCTAGAAGGTATAGAAGAGGCATCCATCTTTGTTCATGTGGCTATTAATGACATTTGTGGTAAG TGGGCTTCTCTATGTCAAAAAAAGTCTACTTTTAGAAGCAGAACATTTTTAGACGCCTTGAAG GTCAAACAAGCGCTGGGCCTAAAAGGCCTATTTCTCAGAAATCCAAAGCAGGCCTCCCTGGACAGTCATGCTGCTGGTCAGCTCCATCGCAAGCATTCCTTTAGCAGCCACATCTTGAGACGGACAGCAAGTGCACCCACCAAAAgccagaagaagaagaagggcTTTCCTGAAATTGTTTTTGACACAAAAGACAACAGCTCTGAAGGGGCCAGTGAAGACCACGAAGCAGAAGCTGCCTCACAGCCTTGCTTTGAGCAAGAGCCAGAGTGTGCTTCTCTGTCACCAGCTCCCAGGGATGGTGCCAGTGGGGAGGTACATGGCAAAGGGTTGAAAG TAGATGTCGGCCGTTTCTTGATGCAGAGGTCAGTCACATCTTTATGCAGCCTAGAAACTATCACTGAAGAGCCTGTTATTGCAAATGAAAGCCATCATGCCAGCCTCTTCTTTCCTCTACCCGTTACTCCTTACAGTGATTCTGAAGAAGGCTCTGTGTCTGATCATTTCACTGAATCTCAAACAAAGGGAAGCAACCAATCGAACCGGCTTCCAGAACCTCCGCTCACTAGAGAACAAAGACAAACTTTGGCTGCAGAAGACCAAGCGCAAATAGCCACAAAAGCAGCTGACATTAATGTATTAGTCCAAGATGATGAGAGGACAAGCATGGCAGAACCTCTCAAAGAAGATGATGGTTGGACGCAGGCATGCAGTGAAGCTGAAGATCAAGTTAATTTGGCAGCGCATCCTCAAAAAGCGTGGCTGGTGGTGGCAGAAGCTAAGAGTACTGGCCAGCCTGTTGAAAACTGCCAGAAGCAGAATGACCAAACAGGGCAGATATTGAAAGACTTGAAAACCACTGCTGAATTGAAAAGCCAAAAACCTGGTGCAGCAGCTGTCCTGCACCGAAACAATGTGATTAATGGCACACATCCAACTTTGTCTCCAGATATTTTCCAGAAAGCCCAGGCTGCACAGGCCCTACCTGTTTCTCAGACAAGCTCTTACATGTTAATAAGGAAGTCAAAGAGTGAAGGGCTGAAAAAGTCAGACTCCTCAGCTTTAATAAAAAATCCAAGTAGCCTATCTCCAGCAGCAGAAGTATACTTTGATGCTACTATTAATGACCGGATCTGGAGCAAGCTAGATTGCAGCAATCATCGTGACAGCATGTCTTCCTCTTCCAGCATGTCCTCCAATGACACTGTGATAGATCTGTCTTTACCTAATCTAGCTCGCAAAAGCCTTCCAGATCTTGGCATCCGTCATGAGAACTTTGAGTCCCTTGCCATGAGAAAGAGCATTCGCCCACGTTCTGCTACAGCGTCATGCAATGAAATGCCAATAGTGAGCAAGAGTAAATCCAATCCTAACCTGAGGTCTGACCAGCTGCCAGCGGATGAATTATGCCCCCGTCCTCTTGCAAGGAGTCCTCAGGATGCATTCTCATCCATTCCTAGGAGGCATACCTGGAGCAGGCTGTACATGGAAAGTCTCAGGCAATCTTCTAACAAATCCAAAGCACAGGATAAGGTGGGGAATAACCAGGCAAAATCTAAGAGTCTTGGAGACCTTACCTCTGATGACATTGTGTGCACTTTTGAAAGCAAATATCGTAGCATCAGCAGGAGTTTTGTCACTCGATCAATGCGTGAGCAGCGCCGCTCTGCAGGCCTGAGAACCTCTGTCAAACCCCAGGATGAATTGactgagcagctgaagaagcTAACGGCctttcagcaggaaaatgaTATAACTTCCCCCATCAGTCTTGATCCAACTGAATCTgaagaggaagcagagagcTTAGGACTCCTTCGCAGGTCATCATCTCGCAGTCAGAGCAGGGTGCGGTACATTGCCAACAGAGCCAAGCAAGCTCAGGAGAGACAGCGACTGCAAAGCCTGGGCCAGCTCAGTGGGAGTCCCATTGAAGAGAGAGGAAATCCAGAGGGAGCCTGCAGTGTTGCAAAAGCAGTTTGTATGGATATAGCATCTCCTGCTGTGTTTACATCCCAGCCTAAGAACCAAACTGATTATAATACTGACACAGAAGTCTTCTTTATGCTGAAACTGTAA
- the PLCH2 gene encoding 1-phosphatidylinositol 4,5-bisphosphate phosphodiesterase eta-2 isoform X10 codes for MHKLNVNLPRQKVKQMFKEADTDDNQGTLGFDEFCTFYKMMSTRRDLYLLMLTYSNHKDFLDTDDLRRFLENEQKMTNVTREHCLEIINKFEPCLENKKAGALGIDGFTNYMRSPSGDIFNPEHYQVNQDMSYPLSHYFITSSHNTYLMGDQLMSQSRVDMYAWVLQSGCRCVEVDCWDGPDGEPIVHHGYTLTSKILFKDVIETINKYAFIKNEYPVILSIENHCSVVQQKKMAQYLTEILGDKLDLSSVHNDDSTRLPSPASLKGKILVKGKKLPANISDDAEEGEVSDEDSADEIDDDCKIMNGDASTNRKRVENIAKKKLDSLIKESKIRDCEDPNNFTVTTLPSSGKAGQKSDSKKNKLEDDAESGEDFSTNKRHSRTLMGSFSKRKKKGSKLKKSTSLEEGEDDADSQGNVARGSVHYTRINRQKKTMKLSRALSDLVKYTKSVGIHDVETEISSSWQVSSFSETKAHQILQQKPAQYLRFNQHQLSRIYPSSYRVDSSNYNPQPFWNAGCQLVALNYQSEGRMLQLNRAKFSANGNCGYVLKPNCMCQGIFNPNSEDPLPGQLKKQLVLRIISGQQLPKPRDSMLGDRGEIIDPFVEVEVIGLPVDCFKEQTRVVDDNGFNPMWEETLVFTLHMPEIALIRFLVWDHDPIGRDFIGQRTIAFSSMMPGYRHVYLEGIEEASIFVHVAINDICGKWASLCQKKSTFRSRTFLDALKVKQALGLKGLFLRNPKQASLDSHAAGQLHRKHSFSSHILRRTASAPTKSQKKKKGFPEIVFDTKDNSSEGASEDHEAEAASQPCFEQEPECASLSPAPRDGASGEVHGKGLKVDVGRFLMQRSVTSLCSLETITEEPVIANESHHASLFFPLPVTPYSDSEEGSVSDHFTESQTKGSNQSNRLPEPPLTREQRQTLAAEDQAQIATKAADINVLVQDDERTSMAEPLKEDDGWTQACSEAEDQVNLAAHPQKAWLVVAEAKSTGQPVENCQKQNDQTGQILKDLKTTAELKSQKPGAAAVLHRNNVINGTHPTLSPDIFQKAQAAQALPVSQTSSYMLIRKSKSEGLKKSDSSALIKNPSSLSPAAEVYFDATINDRIWSKLDCSNHRDSMSSSSSMSSNDTVIDLSLPNLARKSLPDLGIRHENFESLAMRKSIRPRSATASCNEMPIVSKSKSNPNLRSDQLPADELCPRPLARSPQDAFSSIPRRHTWSRLYMESLRQSSNKSKAQDKVGNNQAKSKSLGDLTSDDIVCTFESKYRSISRSFVTRSMREQRRSAGLRTSVKPQDELTEQLKKLTAFQQENDITSPISLDPTESEEEAESLGLLRRSSSRSQSRVRYIANRAKQAQERQRLQSLGQLSGSPIEERGNPEGACSVAKAVCMDIASPAVFTSQPKNQTDYNTDTEVFFMLKL; via the exons ATGACAAATGTGACCAGAGAACACTGCCTGGAAATCATCAACAAGTTTGAACCATGCCTGGAAAACAAGAAGGCGGGAGCTCTGGGGATTGATG GTTTCACCAATTACATGCGGAGTCCATCAGGGGACATTTTCAACCCAGAACACTACCAAGTGAATCAGGACATGAGTTACCCTTTGAGTCACTATTTCATTACCTCTTCACATAATACCTACCTCATGGGAGATCAGCTGATGTCTCAGTCTAGGGTGGACATGTATGCATGGGTGCTACAATCCGGCTGTCGTTGTGTAGAAG ttGACTGCTGGGATGGGCCGGATGGTGAACCAATTGTCCACCATGGATACACTTTGACTTCCAAAATTCTCTTCAAAGATGTGATTGAAACTATCAACAAATATGCCTTTATCAAGAATGA GTACCCTGTTATCTTGTCAATTGAGAACCACTGCAGTGTAGTTCAGCAGAAGAAGATGGCCCAATATCTTACAGAAATTCTGGGTGACAAATTGGATCTGTCTTCTGTGCACAATGATGACTCTACCAGGCTCCCTTCACCAGCAAGTCTTAAAGGGAAGATTCTGGTTAAG GGGAAGAAGCTTCCAGCCAACATTAGTGATGATGCAGAGGAAGGTGAAGTTTCTGATGAGGACAGTGCTGATGAGATTGATGATGACTGTAAAATAATGAATGGAGAT GCATCTACTAATAGGAAAAGAGTGGAGAatatagcaaagaaaaaacttGACTCACTCATAAAAGAATCCAAAATTCGGGACTGTGAAGATCCAAACAATTTTACAGTTACCACTCTGCCATCATCTGGAAAGGCTGGTCAGAAATCAGACAGTAAGAAG AATAAACTTGAGGATGATGCAGAATCTGGGGAAGACTTCAGTACCAATAAAAGGCATAGCCGAACATTAATGGGCAGCTTTTCTAAACGCAAG aaaaaaggaagcaaattgAAAAAATCAACCAGTCTGGAAGAAGGTGAAGATGATGCTGATTCTCAAGGAAATGTAGCCAGAGGCTCTGTACATTACACCAG GATAAACcgacagaagaaaacaatgaagttGTCCCGGGCACTCTCAGACCTGGTGAAATATACAAAGTCTGTCGGCATCCATGATGTTGAAACTGAAA TCTCTTCCAGCTGGCAGGTTTCATCtttcagtgaaacaaaagcCCACCAGATACTGCAGCAAAAGCCAGCACAGTATCTACGTTTCAACCAACATCAGTTATCCCGCATCTACCCATCTTCTTACCGTGTAGACTCTAGCAACTACAATCCTCAGCCATTCTGGAATGCTGGCTGCCAACTTG tggCTTTAAACTACCAGTCAGAGGGGAGAATGCTACAACTGAACCGGGCCAAATTTAGTGCCAATGGGAATTGTGGCTATGTCCTCAAACCAAACTGCATGTGTCAAG GCATCTTTAATCCAAATTCTGAAGATCCACTGCCTGGTCAGTTGAAGAAACAGCTGGTTCTAAGAATTATCAGTGGTCAACAGCTCCCAAAACCACGGGATTCCATGCTGGGAGACAGAGGAGAG aTCATAGATCCATTTGTTGAAGTAGAAGTTATAGGCCTACCTGTCGATTGCTTCAAAGAACAAACTAGAGTAGTTGATGATAATG GATTTAACCCAATGTGGGAAGAAACATTGGTGTTCACACTGCACATGCCAGAGATTGCATTGATTCGGTTCCTTGTGTGGGATCATGATCCAATTGGGCGGGATTTTATTGGACAAAGAACGATAGCTTTCAGCAGTATGATGCCAG GTTACCGACATGTATACCTAGAAGGTATAGAAGAGGCATCCATCTTTGTTCATGTGGCTATTAATGACATTTGTGGTAAG TGGGCTTCTCTATGTCAAAAAAAGTCTACTTTTAGAAGCAGAACATTTTTAGACGCCTTGAAG GTCAAACAAGCGCTGGGCCTAAAAGGCCTATTTCTCAGAAATCCAAAGCAGGCCTCCCTGGACAGTCATGCTGCTGGTCAGCTCCATCGCAAGCATTCCTTTAGCAGCCACATCTTGAGACGGACAGCAAGTGCACCCACCAAAAgccagaagaagaagaagggcTTTCCTGAAATTGTTTTTGACACAAAAGACAACAGCTCTGAAGGGGCCAGTGAAGACCACGAAGCAGAAGCTGCCTCACAGCCTTGCTTTGAGCAAGAGCCAGAGTGTGCTTCTCTGTCACCAGCTCCCAGGGATGGTGCCAGTGGGGAGGTACATGGCAAAGGGTTGAAAG TAGATGTCGGCCGTTTCTTGATGCAGAGGTCAGTCACATCTTTATGCAGCCTAGAAACTATCACTGAAGAGCCTGTTATTGCAAATGAAAGCCATCATGCCAGCCTCTTCTTTCCTCTACCCGTTACTCCTTACAGTGATTCTGAAGAAGGCTCTGTGTCTGATCATTTCACTGAATCTCAAACAAAGGGAAGCAACCAATCGAACCGGCTTCCAGAACCTCCGCTCACTAGAGAACAAAGACAAACTTTGGCTGCAGAAGACCAAGCGCAAATAGCCACAAAAGCAGCTGACATTAATGTATTAGTCCAAGATGATGAGAGGACAAGCATGGCAGAACCTCTCAAAGAAGATGATGGTTGGACGCAGGCATGCAGTGAAGCTGAAGATCAAGTTAATTTGGCAGCGCATCCTCAAAAAGCGTGGCTGGTGGTGGCAGAAGCTAAGAGTACTGGCCAGCCTGTTGAAAACTGCCAGAAGCAGAATGACCAAACAGGGCAGATATTGAAAGACTTGAAAACCACTGCTGAATTGAAAAGCCAAAAACCTGGTGCAGCAGCTGTCCTGCACCGAAACAATGTGATTAATGGCACACATCCAACTTTGTCTCCAGATATTTTCCAGAAAGCCCAGGCTGCACAGGCCCTACCTGTTTCTCAGACAAGCTCTTACATGTTAATAAGGAAGTCAAAGAGTGAAGGGCTGAAAAAGTCAGACTCCTCAGCTTTAATAAAAAATCCAAGTAGCCTATCTCCAGCAGCAGAAGTATACTTTGATGCTACTATTAATGACCGGATCTGGAGCAAGCTAGATTGCAGCAATCATCGTGACAGCATGTCTTCCTCTTCCAGCATGTCCTCCAATGACACTGTGATAGATCTGTCTTTACCTAATCTAGCTCGCAAAAGCCTTCCAGATCTTGGCATCCGTCATGAGAACTTTGAGTCCCTTGCCATGAGAAAGAGCATTCGCCCACGTTCTGCTACAGCGTCATGCAATGAAATGCCAATAGTGAGCAAGAGTAAATCCAATCCTAACCTGAGGTCTGACCAGCTGCCAGCGGATGAATTATGCCCCCGTCCTCTTGCAAGGAGTCCTCAGGATGCATTCTCATCCATTCCTAGGAGGCATACCTGGAGCAGGCTGTACATGGAAAGTCTCAGGCAATCTTCTAACAAATCCAAAGCACAGGATAAGGTGGGGAATAACCAGGCAAAATCTAAGAGTCTTGGAGACCTTACCTCTGATGACATTGTGTGCACTTTTGAAAGCAAATATCGTAGCATCAGCAGGAGTTTTGTCACTCGATCAATGCGTGAGCAGCGCCGCTCTGCAGGCCTGAGAACCTCTGTCAAACCCCAGGATGAATTGactgagcagctgaagaagcTAACGGCctttcagcaggaaaatgaTATAACTTCCCCCATCAGTCTTGATCCAACTGAATCTgaagaggaagcagagagcTTAGGACTCCTTCGCAGGTCATCATCTCGCAGTCAGAGCAGGGTGCGGTACATTGCCAACAGAGCCAAGCAAGCTCAGGAGAGACAGCGACTGCAAAGCCTGGGCCAGCTCAGTGGGAGTCCCATTGAAGAGAGAGGAAATCCAGAGGGAGCCTGCAGTGTTGCAAAAGCAGTTTGTATGGATATAGCATCTCCTGCTGTGTTTACATCCCAGCCTAAGAACCAAACTGATTATAATACTGACACAGAAGTCTTCTTTATGCTGAAACTGTAA